From the Streptomonospora nanhaiensis genome, the window GAGCCGTTCCCCCGCATCGGCAGCTAGCGGTCCGGCCGCCCGGGCGCGAGGCCGTGCGGGGCGGGGCGCGCGGTGGGGAAAACCCCCGGGCGCCGGTGCGGCGCGCCTCCGGGCAATTCGACGCCGCGCCCCATCCCGGTGCGCAGCGCACGTTCCTACGGTGGGTCGTCGTGACCGCGGGCCGGCCTCCGGCCCGACGCGGTCCGCTCCCAACGACCGACCGAAAGGGCTTTCCTTGCTGACCGCACCCACCCCGCCCGCCGGCCGGCCCCGCAGCGCGCGTCCGCGCGCGACCGCCGCCCGCCTCGCCCGCGGGATCGCGCTCCTGGCCGCCGCGACCGCCGCGGCCGGGGCGGCGGCGGTGCCGGCCGCCGCCGACACCGCCCCGGCCGCCGACCAGGCGGGCGCGGGCGGCGGGGCCCCGGCCGCTCTGCTCGCCCCCACCGGCCCCCGCACCGTGGGCACCACCACCCTGCACCTCACCGACGAGAGCCGCGCCGACATCTGGCACCCCGACGCGGCGGTCCGCGAGCTGATGGTGACGGTCTGGTACCCGGCGGCCCGCCCCACCGGCCACCGCGCCGACTACATGACCCCGGCCGAGTCGGCGGCGACCGTGGAGTCCCTGGGCCTGGACCTTCCCGACGACACGTTCAGCGAGATCCGCACCCACTCCTTCACCGACGCCCCGGTGCGCGCCACGCGCGGCGGATGGCCGATGGTGCTGCTCTCGCCGGGCGCCGGAAACAGCCGCACCACCCTGACCACGCTGGCCGAGGACCTGGCCAGCCACGGCTACGTCGCCGTGGGCGTCGACCACGCCTATGAGGCCGGGCCGGTGGAGTTCCCCGGCGGCCGCGTGCTGGGCTGCGACGCCTGCGCCCAGGACCGCTGGCCCGAGGGAACGCGCAACCGCGCGGCCGACGTGTCCTTCGTCATCGACGAGCTGACCGGCCCGGACGCCGTGTGGCCGGGCGGCCGGCGCGTCGACACGGACCGCATCGGCATGGCGGGCCACTCCGCGGGCGGCTCGGCCGCGGCCGAGGTGCTGCGCACCGACGACCGCGTCGGCGCGGGCCTGAACTTCGACGGCCCCTACTACGCGCCTGCGCTGGAGGAAGGCGTGGAGGGACCCCTCGGCCTGATCGCGGGGGAGCCGCAGCCCTTCGGCGACAGCCAGGAGGCCATGTGGCCGCGCCAGACCGGCTGGCGCCAGTGGCTGGTCCTCACTGGGTCGGCGCACTCCTCGGCGACCGACCGGGGGGTGCTGGTCGACCGGCTCGGCCTGCGCGACCAGATCCCGGCCGAGGACATCGCCAACCAGTACGGCACCGGCGACCCCGAGCACCTGCTGCGGATCGTGCGCGAGTACACCACCGCGTTCTTCACCCAGCACCTGCGCGGCTCCGACCAGCCGGTGGTGCGCGACCCGTCCGGGGTCCACCCCGAACTCGTCGTGATCGGCGACGAGCAGGGCTAGCGGCGGAGCGCCGGGCGGACGTGCGGGCGGTGGGGCCTGGGCGGCGGGGAGCCCGCCGTCACCGCCCCCCGCTCACGCCTGGTCGGCGGGGCCCGGTGCGTGGTGCTCGTCAAGGCGGACGAGCAGGCCGACGAGGACGGCGCGCTCCTCGGTGCTCAGCGGTGCCAGCAGGCGGTCCTGCATCTCGCCCACAACCGAGTCCAGGCGCCGCAGCAGGTCGCCTCCGGCCGAGGTGAGGACGATGGAGTTGCGGCGGCGGTCGGCCGGGTCGGGCGTGCGCTCGACCGCCCCGCGCTCCTGGAGGTCGTTGAGGACCGCCACGACGTCGCTGCGGTCGATGCCGCAGCGGCGGCCGAGTTCGGCCTGGCTGGTCGGGCCGAACTCCGCCAGCGCGGCGAGCAGCGCGTAGTGGTAGCTGCGGACTCCGGCCTCGGCCAGCGCCTCGGCGCTGAGCCGCTGGCTGTACACCGCGATGCGACCGAACAACCGGGTCGGCACAGCCTTCAGCCGATCGGGCGCGGAACGCGCGGGTGCGGTCTCCATGCCGCGCAGCCTACCAAAACAACCATTGGCCCCACCCACAAATCCCCGTGGACGGCGGACACCGCCATCGGGGGAGACGTGGCAGCACGTGCTGGTCGTCCTCGCAGTCGCGGTTCGGCAGGCGAGGGCGGCGGAATCCGGCGTGCCGCGGCGGGTGCCAGCGACCATTCGCGCTCTATGTCGGCTCTTGGGACGAGGGGGCTGGGATGGAGAAGGCGTGTGGGTCCTTGGGGGCCACAACTTGAGACGCCGTGGCGCCTTCCGGGGGTGCTGTGAGGCGAATGTTCGCTTCTTTGCGTGGCGATCTCGCGGTTCCGACCGTCTGGGTGGTCGTGGGTGCGGGAACGTCGCACTCCCTGCGATTTCGCCTCGCGTCGTGAGGCAACCGAGCAGAGGCAAGCGGTTTCCGACCCCAGCTCGGGCGGCCGGAGCCCGAGAGGGCTGGCGGAATCGTCGCCGGGCGCGGTGCCTCCAGCGCTCTCGCGCCCCGCCCGGCACCCCCGGCCCTGTTGCGTCGCCGAACCCCAACCGGGCCCGAAGGCGGGTCCCCTGTCGCCTTTGGCGCTGTCCTCACCGCCTGACCGGGTGCCGACCGCTCCGGTGGCCGCGAGGCCGCGATCCGCCGGACTCGCCGATCGCTGTCTGACCCCCCTTCGCCCTCGCTGCCCCGTCAAAGCCCTCGCATCTGGTGGCGGTGGCGGTGGTCCCCCACCTGCCACCCGCCTTCGGCGCCCTCGTCGGAGCCTGGCCGAAGGCTGACCGGTCCGGGGGCGGGGACCGGACCCGGATGCGCGCGCCCGGGACTCGGTGCGAGGATGGCGGTGCTGTGAACGGACCGCCGCCATCGCGCATCCTCCGGGCCGCCGTCTTCGCCGCCGTCGCGGTGGGCGTGTCCGGGACCGGGCATGCCCTGATGTCGGCGCACCAGGTACCCCTCGCCGGGATCGCCGCCGGGTTCGCGGCGGTCTTCGCCGTCGCGCTCGCCCCCGCCGGACGCGAACGCGGCTACGCCACCATCCTCGGCTGGATGCTGTGGAGCCAGTTCGGCCTCCACCTGCTGTTCACCGCCGCGCAGCTGCTCGCCGAACCCGGTGGCGCCGCGCCCGCCGGCCACCTCGGGCACACCCTGCCCGCGGCCCCGCAGGGCGACGGCGGCGAAGGGGGCGCGGGCATGCTCGCGGTCCACGTCGCGGCGGCCGCGGTGTCCTCGTGGTGGCTGCGCACCGGTGAGGCCGCCGCCTTCCGCCTCGCCCGCCACCTGCGCGGGCTGCTCGCCGGGGCCCTTCCCCGGGTGGTCCGCCCCCGCTGGGCGCCCGCGCCGCGCCCCACCGCGCCCGCGCCGGTGCGGTCCGTGCCGCGTCCGCCCGCGGCCGTGCTGCGCCACGCGCTGGTCGTCCGCGGACCGCCCCTCCTTCTCGCCGCACACTGACACCCGCACCGCGCCCGGCCGCCCGCGCGTTCGGCCGTCCGACGACGGCGGCGGAGCGGCCGCCCGCGCGCGCCGCGGCACACTGCGCGACACACCGCGCCGACGCAGGGGACACCCCGCATCGTCGGCGCGGCCGTGAGCGACGCCCGTGTGCCGCCGCGCGGGTTCGGCCCTCCCGGGGCCGGTGCGGTTCCGCGGCACCGCGCGGGCCCTCCCGCGCGGCCGCCGCGCCCATTCCCTCGCTCGCCCGACCGCTGTCCGGCGGTGCCCGCACGGTGGCGCGCGAGCCTGTGCCCATGCCCGCGGTCCCGCCCGGGCATGTCCGAAGCGAGAAGGACACCCCGATGCCGATTCCCAAGTCCCCGCGTCCCCCCGCCGGCGGTGTGCGTCCGGCGCGCGCCGGACGCCCCAGACGCGGCGACGAACCGACAGCCGATGACCGTGCCATCACCGAGACGGCGCTGGCGGCGCGGCGCGGTGTCGCCGGAGCGGTGGACGACTTCGTCCGGCTCACCCGACCGCAGGTGTGGCGCTTCGTCGCCCACCTCACCGACCAGCAGAGTGCCGACGACCTCACCCAGGAGACGTTCGTGCGGGCCCTGCGCGCGCTGCCGTCCTTCGCCGGGCGCGCGCCGGCGCGCGTGTGGCTCATGGCGATCGCCCGGCGCACGGTGGTCGACCACTTCCGCGCCATGGCGGCGCGGCCCCGCCCGGCCCGCTCAGGCAGGGGAGAGGCGGCGGCGGACGCCGCCCGCCGCACCGGCCCGTCGTTCGAGGAGGAACTGGTGCTGGACGACCTGCTGCGCCACCTGTCCGAGCCGCGCCGTACGGCGTTCTGGCTGACGCAGGTGGAGGGCCACTCCTACGCCCAGGCCGCCGCCGTCGTCGGCGTCCCGGTGGGCACGATCCGCTCGCGGGTGGCGCGCGCCCGCGACGACCTCATCGCGGCCCTGCGCACCGCCGAGGAAGCGGCTCGGGGAGTGCCCGGCCCTCGGGGGGAGCGGCCCGCCGAGGCAGCGGCCGCGGCGGAACGGGGGAGGAGCGCGCCGCCCCGCACGCCTGGCCGGGCCTGAAGTACGGGGAAGAGGTGGGGCCCGGACCGCAGGGTCCGGGTCCCACCCGTGCCCGGCTCCGGGACAGGGCAGCGCGGGCCCTCAAATCTCATATGTGAATCTACGCCGTAAAGGAGCGTGTTGGATGCAGCTGACAAACCGCCCCCTGGCCACCCCGGCACCTACTCCCCACCACCGCCGTCACCGTCGCCGCCCTCGAACACCTCGCCCTCGTCGCGCCTTGACGGCACCATCATCGACAGCAGCGTGCTCGTGTCCTTGAGGTCCACCGGCAGGGCCGCCACCGCCCCGGTGCCCCGTGCGTAGTCGAGCCGTTGCCGCGGGGTCAGCACCAGTCCGAACTCCTTGTTCAGTCCGGCGGCCTCCACGAGGTCCAGCATCAGCATCGTGCGCTCGTCCATGGCGACCCGCTCCTCGGCGACCGCCTTGAGCCGGCTGATCAGGGAGTTGCGCACGGCCACGTCCGGGTAGTGCCGCTCGTCGTCCTCCGAGGTGGCCCCGGGACTGTGGAAGAGGACCGCCCGTGCGATGAGCGCCTGCCGGTGCACCGGGAGCGCGTCGTCGCCGCGCTGCCGCAGCCATGTGCGCAGGCGTACCGGCCCGCCCTCGGCGGCCGCGAGCCGCGCCAGTTCCGCGAGGACGCCGTCGGCCCAGGCGAGGCCGGTGGGAGTGGTGTCGAGCAGGTGGATCCGTCCCGGCGACCCTCCGGCCGTGAGGTAGGCGTCCAACCCGAACAGCCTGACCTTCTTCTGGGGCACGACGCGCAGCCGACGGCGCAGCGCGAGCTCGCCCAGTTCGGCGGCGGCGCAGGCGACGGCGGCCTGGTGGAGATCGTGGACGCCGCCGTAGCGGTCATGGACGAGCAGAAGGAACTCTTCGGGCAGGGACAGCTGCGGCGGTGCCGCCATGGGCACCGAGCCGTCCGCGGCCGCGTCGTACCCGCCGGCCGGGGGATCCTGTTCCTCGTCCTCGTCGCCGTTCCAGAGCGCGAGCAGGGGGAAGCAGCAGTACCACCCCATCCATCCGGCCGCCACGAGGGCGACAGCCCCCGTGGGGGTTTCGCCCCTGCCGACCATGACGATTCCGCCGATGAACAGGCCCAGTGTCACCGGAACGAGGAAGAGAAGGGCCAGGACGACCGTGAGCCGGGACATGAACGTCGCGGTGCTTTTGACGGCATGCCCCGCCGCCTGCATGACCTCGCGATAACCGGGCTGCCCGGCGGGCGGGGGGTTTCCCGAGCCGAGCGGGCGCCCGTCGGGGCCGGTGAAGGCGGGCGGAACCGCCTCGCCTCCGGGGAGTCCGTGCGGCCGCGCCGCGCCTGTCGGGGGCAGGGGGGCGCCGGGCGCGGCGGGGGCCGGCGGCGCGGCCGGCGGTGTCCGCGGGGGGTCGGCCTTGCCGAGCAGAGCCCGCAGCCCGTGCCAGGCGAAGGACGCGGCACCGGCCCACAGCGCGAGCCACGCGACGAGGTCGATGCCGCCCGGTGCCCACGTGCCCAGGACGAGGACCCCGGCCAGTCCGAAAAGGAGAAGGCTGAGGGCAATGCGGAATCTCCCCATGCGCACCTCTCGCTCAGCGCGGGCGGGTTCACAGGGGTAGACGCCCCGGAACGGGACGCGGTTGCGAAAACGGCCGTGCGGCCGCCGCCGATTCGCGCGGCGTTCTCCGCAATCCCGCGGCGGCGCGCGCGGCGAGCGGGTGTTTCCGGGGACTTCCTCGGGAATCGGCGGCTGCGGTGCCTTTGCGGGCCGGTTGGCGGCCGCACGGGTCCGCCGGCACCCGGCCAGATCCTCCGCCCAGACCTCCCCGGCCTAGACCTCCTCGGTGTCGAACCGCTCGCGGGCGCGCTCGACGGCGGGCATGTTGGCGGCCGACCAGTCCAGCAGCGCGTCGATGAGGTCCTGGAGGGTCCTGCCCAGCGGTGCGATGCGGTACTCCACGGCCAGCGGCCGCGTGCTGACGATGACGCGTTCGACCATCCCGTTGCGTTCGAGGCGCCGCAGGGTCGCTGTCAGCGACTTCTGCGTGACGACGGGGATCGCGCGGCGCAGTTCGTTGAAGCGCAGCGGCCGCTCGCACAGCTGGTCCAGCACCTGGAGCGACCACTTGTCCAGCACCTGGTCCAGCAGTTCGCGGTGCTTGGGGGTGATTGTGCCGCGTTGGGCGGTGGTATCGGCGGTTTCCTGCATGACACCTAGTCTCGTTGAAGTTCCCTTTGTCTACCAAGTAGACATGAGATACCTGTTTCGGACAAGGGGAAAGGACATTCCCATGGCAGTCCAGATGCTGTCTCCCGAGGGCATGATGCAGCCGGTGCCCTACAACCACGTCTCCATCGGCACGGGCACCCGCCATGTGCACGTGGCCGGGCAGATCGCGCGCGACGCCGAGGCCAAGCCCGTGGCCACCGGCGACCTCACCGGCCAGGTCGAGCAGGCTCTGCGCAACACCGCGCGCGGACTGGCCGGGGCGGGCGCGGTCTTCACCGACGTGGTGCGCCTGCGGTTCTTCGTGACCGACTGGAGCCCCGACAAGATGGACGCCTTCATGGCGGGCATCGACAACGTCGCCGAGGAACTGGGCATCCCGCGCCCGCTGCCGCCGGTCTCGCTCATCGGCGTCGACTACCTCTTCGAGCCCGACGTGCTCGTCGAGGTCGAGGCGTTCGCCGTGCTCGACTGAGCCGGGCGCACCGGACGGCCCCGGTCCTGCGCGCAGGACCGGGGCCGTCCGGTGCCCGAGGCGGTGGAAGGCACCAACCTAAAATCCTAGTCGATTTGCCTAAAGGTTTTAGGCAGTCTACTGTGGGGTGTGGACGCGGGAGGGATGCCCATGGCACGTGCCGGAATCACCGCCGAACGCCTCGCACAGGCGGGCGCCGAACTCGCCGACGAGATCGGGTTCGACCGGGTCACCGTGTCGGAGCTGGCCCGGCGCTTCGGCGTCAAGGTCGCCAGCCTCTACTCCCACGTCCGCAACTCCCACGACCTCAAGACCCGTATCGCGCTGGTCGCACTGGAGGAGATGGCCGACCGCGCGTCCGACGCCCTGGCCGGGCGCGCCGGCAAGGACGCCCTGGCCGCGTTCGCCGACGTCTACCGCGACTACGCCCGCGAGCACCCGGGCCGCTACGCCGCCGCGCAGTTCCGGCTCGACGCCGAGACCGCCGCCGCCGCCGCCGGCGCCGGCGCCCGGCACGCCCAGATGACCCGGGCGGTCCTGCGCGGCTACGGCCTGCCCGAGGCCGAGGAGACCCACGCGGTGCGGCTGCTGGGCAGCGTCTTCCACGGCTACGTGAGCCTGGAACTGGGGGGCGGGTTCAGCCGCAGCGCCCCCGACACCCAGGAGACGTGGTCGCGCACGATCGACGCCCTGGACGCGCTGCTGCGCAACTGGCCCGACACCTGAGTGAGGCCGAGTCCGCGTCCGCCGCCCCTCCGCGCCCGCGGCCGGTCGCCGCGTATCCCGCCCGCACCCCTGACACCGAGCACCGTGCCGCCGCACGGCGCGCCGCCCACCACCCACCGCAGGTTGCCGCCATGCCCACCCCGCACGCCTGGACCACCACACCTATCACCGCCGACCTCGTGCGCGGCGCCCTCGACCTGGAGACCACCGAGCACGGTGTGCGCCCGCACCGGCTCCCCGCCTGGGCGCGCGCCCAGTGCCCGGACCCGCAGCTGGCCATGGCCGAGGCCCAGCCCTCGGGGGTGCGGATCGCGTTCCGCACGGCGGCCACCGCCGTCGAGCTGGAGGCGGTGCCCACCCGGGTGGTGTACACGGGCGGGCCCCCGCGCCCCCAGGGCGTGTACGAACTGGTCGTCGACGGCCGCCGCGTCGACGGCGCCGCCGCTCCCGGCGGCACCACCGTGGCCGTGTCCATGGCCACCGGCGCCCGCGAGGCACGGCCCGGACCGGCGGGCACCCTGCGCTTCGCCGGGCTGCCCGACCGCGTCAAGGACGTCGAGATCTGGCTGCCCCACAACGAGACCACCGAACTCGTCGCGCTGCGCACCGACGCCCCGGTGGAGCCCCTGCCCGACCGGGGCCGCCGGGTGTGGCTGCACCACGGGAGCTCCATCAGCCACGGTTCCAACGCCGCCGCTCCCACCGGTATCTGGCCGGCCGTGGCCGCCGCGCGCGGCGGCGTCGAGCTGGTCAACCTGGGACTGGGCGGCAGCGCCCTGCTCGACCCCTTCACCGCGCGCACCATGCGCGGCACCCCGGCCGACCTGATCAGCCTGAAGATCGGCATCAACCTGGTCAACCTGGACCTGATGCGGCTGCGCGCCTTCACCCCGGCGGTGCACGGCTTCCTCGACACGATCCGCGAGGGCCACCCCTCGGCCCCGCTGCTCGTGGTGTCGCCGCTGTACTGCCCCATCCACGAGGACACGCCCGGCCCGGGCGCGTTCGACCTCGACGCGCTGCGCGCCGGCCGGCTGGGCTTCCGGGCCACCGGCGACCCCGCGGAGCGCGCGGCCGGAAAGCTGACCCTCACGGTGATCCGCGAGGAGCTGGCCCGGATCGTGGCCCAGCGCCAGGCCGCCGATCCGCACCTGTCCTACCTGGACGGGCTCGACCTCTACGGCCCCGACGACCACGCCGAGCTGCCGCTGCCCGACGCGCTGCACCCCGACGCGGCCGCGCACCGCCGCATCGGCGAGCGGTTCGCCGAGCGCGTCTTCGCCTCCGGCGGCGCCTTCGCGCCCGCGCGGGGCTAGGTTTCGTCCGCCCTCCAACGTCCCGCGGGTCAGCCGCCCTCGACCAGCGCGAGCAGGCGTTTGGTGGTGCTCCAGTTGCGTACGGTGGCCGGGCCGGGCAGGTAGGAGCCCAGGACGGGCGTGAGCTTGGCCCGGCCCAGGCCGTTGGGGAAGTAGAGGTACAGCTCCCGTTCGCCGGCCACGAGCTCCTCGGGAGCGTAGGCGGCGGGGTCGAGGGCGGCCAGCCGGTCGCGGTCCACCGCTGTGTTGAGGAAGGCCACCGCGCACTTGGCGGGATCGCGCACGGCGAAGGGGATGCCGCGGACCACGCGCTGGAGGTCGGCGGCGGTGCGCGCCATGACCGTGACACTGAGGCCCATCTGCTCGCGCAGGGCGTCCTCGATCGCGGCGGCGATGCGGTCGGGGTCGTCCTCGGCGGCGGTGAAGGCGGCGTTGCCGCTCTGCAGCAGGGTGCCCACCTCGGTGTAGCCGAGCCCGGAGAGCAGGGCGCGGAGATCGGCCATGGGCACCTTGTTGTGCCCGCCCACGTTGATGCCGCGCAGCAGCGCCGCGTACCTGGTCACCGGTGGTCAACTCCTGCCGTCGTGGAGGGCCGTGCGGCCCGGGAAGGCCCGAATCGGCAGGTTATCGCGGGGGCGTGACACCGGTGCGCGCCAACGCGCTTGCGCACCGCCGGTGTGAGGCCGGGGGGCCGGCTGGGCACCGGCGGGCGGCGATCGGGGAGGGGAGGCCCGCACGGGGGTGGCCCCGCCTCCTGGGGGAGCGGGACGCGACTTGTGAAAGGGCCCGGGGGCGGTGTGCGGGAGGGTCGTCTGCAAGGGCAGGACACCGTTGCTCGGACCGCTGTTTCCGACCTCCTTATAAATCTACGTCGTAAAGGTGCCCGTTTTATTTTTGAAAAATGAATCAACCCCCAAACCCGCACCGACAACAGGGCCCAAACCGACCCCTAACGACCCTTGCCGGCCGGGGCGTCGAGAAGGCCGCGGGTGATGTCGTCGAGGCGCAGGGCGGCGTCGCGGTCGAAGGCTGTGCCGCTGAGGGGCAGTCGGCGGGTGCGGTCGAAGGCGGTGAAGGGCTCGGCGGGCGGATCGGTCAGCAGGCCGGACATCGGCGGCACCGCCTTGGCCACCGGGGCGGCGATCACGCGGAAGGCGGCCTTGGTCAGGGCGCGCAGGGGCTGGGGCAGATGGTCGGGCATGCCCGTGGCCACCACTCCCGGGTTGTATGCGATGTAGCGGACCCGGGAGTGGGGGTGCCGGGCGGCGAAGGCGACGCCGAGCAGGTCGTTGGCGCGGAAGGACTGGAGGGTGGCGGCGGTGCCGCTGTAGCGGCGCGCCAGTTGGAGGTCGTCCCAGTGGATGCGGCCGAGCGGCACGCCGGGGGTGCCGACGTTGAGGACGACCGGGCGCGGCGCGGCCTCCAGGGCGGTGCGCAGACCGTGGCTGAGGACGAAGCGGCTCAGGTAGGCGAGCGCGAAGCTGTGCTCGAAGCCCTCGGGGGTGAGGTGGCGGGGGCCCAGGATCCGGTAGCGGTTGGCGCACAGCACGAGTGCGTCGATGCGGGGATGGGAGTCGAGCAGGGCGGCGGTGAGTTCCCGGGTGGCGGCGACCGAGGTGAGGTCGGCTTGGAGGAAGGCGGCGCGGTCGGCGGCGCCCCCGTGCGCGGCCGCGGCCAGGAGGGCGCGGCCCTTGGCGGGGGTGCTGCCGACCGCGACGACGCGGTCCCCGCGGCGCAGATGGTGCAGGGCGAGCCCTTTGCCGAGGCCGTCGGTTCCTCCGGTGATGACGATGGTGCGCATTGCGGGTCCTTCCGCTGGGTCGGCCGACGGATGTGGATATTGGATATCCGCTTATACGAAGACCGTACCACGAACCGGATAAGGTGTATCCACTTTGATGCCGAGCAGGAGAGGGCCGCATGGGAGAGCCGGGGCAGGGACGCGCGCTGCGGCGCGACGCCGAGGAGAACCGGCGGCGCATCGTTGCCGCGGGCCGGGAGGTGTTCGCCGAGCGGGGGCTGGGCGCCACCCTCAACGACGTCGCCCACCACGCGGGGCTGGGTGTGGGCACGGTCTACCGGAGGTTCCCCGACAAGCAGGCGCTGGCCGAGGCGGTGTTCGCCGAGGAGTTGGCGGAGATCGCGGCGATGGCGCGTGCGGCGCTGGGTGCGCCGGACGCGTTCGGGGCGCTGGCGGGGTTCCTGGAGGAGGCGCTGGCGCGGGCGGAGCGCAGTCGGGGGCTGCGGGAGCTGATGCGTCAGGGCGGGGAGGTGGGTGCGCCGCTGGCGCGTGCACGGGCGGAGATCGCGGCGCACTGCGGTGAGCTGGTGGAGCGGGCGCGGGAGCAGGGGGCGTTGCGGGAGGGGGTGAGCCAGGCCGACATCGCGCCGATCGCGGCGATGGTGGACGCGGTGATGGCGCTGCCGGGTGGCGGGGGTCCCCAGGGGTGGCGCCGGTACCTCGTGGTGCTGGTGGACGGGTTGCGGGCGGGGCCGGGTCGGGGGCCGCTGCCGACGGCCGGGGCGCCGGACTGAGGCGCGCGGTGGCGGGTTGGGGGTGGGGGTTTTCGGGGTGGGCGGGGGCGCACCGATGGTTTTGGGGGGCGGGGCCGGTCCTAGTCGGTGTGGGTCCGGACGTCGTGGGCGGGGGTTGTGGTGATGGGCGGTGGCGGTGTGGTGCGGCGCGAGGTGGTGCTGGGCTGCGGTGAGGTGCGCCCCTATGAGGCGGCGGTGTGGCGGGACGCGCTGGTGGTGGTGAAGGTGGGTGAGGTGGAGGTCGAGACGTTCGACGGGTCGCGGGCGCGGTTTGGGGCGGGTGCGGTGCTGTTCTTCGCGGGGTTGCGGTTGCGGTGGCTGCGCAGTACGGGGGCGGTGCCGTTGGTGCTGGTGGCGGTGAGCCGGCGCGGCGGGGGTGGGGCGGGGGATGGGGGGTCGGGGGTGTGCGAGGGGGCGGCGCCGGGGTCGGAGGATCCGGGGTGAGGGTGGTGACGCCGCCGCCGGGGTGGCGGGTGATGCCGAGCATGGCGCCGGCGGGTGTCAGGAATCCGGGAAGATTGGGGGTCCCGCGGTTTGTCACCCCCCGCGGCTAGGGTGGGGTGAAGGTCACATAACCAGCGAAAAGGCGGCCTTCGGGCGGCGCCGGAGGGGCACACCCATGAGCGAACTCACCGCGGAGTCGGGGCGGCAGGTGCCGGCGCAGGGTTCGGCCGAGCTGGCCGACCAGTTGGAGGGCTTCCGTGTGGAGCTGACCGGTTACTGCTACCGCATGCTGGGATCGGCCTTTGAGGCCGAGGACGCCGTGCAGGAGGCCATGGTGCGGGCGTGGCGGGCCTATGACCGCTTCGAGCACCGGTCGTCGCTGCGGTCGTGGCTGTACCGGATCGCCACCAACACGTGTCTGGACGCGCTGAAGGGCCGGGAGCGGCGGGCGCGGCCGGTCGACATGGGCCCGGCGGGCGGCAGTGAGCCGGTGCTGGGTCCGGCGCTGGGCGAGGACGTGTGGGTGGAGCCGTTCCCCGATGCGCGGGCGCTGCCGGGGTCGGGGGATCCGGCCGAGGAGGTGGCGCTGCGCGACAGTGTGCGGTTGGCGTTTGTCG encodes:
- a CDS encoding TetR/AcrR family transcriptional regulator is translated as MGEPGQGRALRRDAEENRRRIVAAGREVFAERGLGATLNDVAHHAGLGVGTVYRRFPDKQALAEAVFAEELAEIAAMARAALGAPDAFGALAGFLEEALARAERSRGLRELMRQGGEVGAPLARARAEIAAHCGELVERAREQGALREGVSQADIAPIAAMVDAVMALPGGGGPQGWRRYLVVLVDGLRAGPGRGPLPTAGAPD